One Euphorbia lathyris chromosome 1, ddEupLath1.1, whole genome shotgun sequence DNA segment encodes these proteins:
- the LOC136210929 gene encoding LOW QUALITY PROTEIN: protein BRANCHLESS TRICHOME (The sequence of the model RefSeq protein was modified relative to this genomic sequence to represent the inferred CDS: deleted 1 base in 1 codon): MISKSIQHDMDHELKMMMMMTTTCSSSKDPIFPTWKLYDNPFYNHQFPPTNHPISARKIAACFWDLTFFRPIMETELELAQAQITELQAELLYERKARKRGEAMNKRLAKELAGERRGREAVERVCEELARGISFDKAEIDRLKREIEEERKMLRMAEVFREERVQMKLAEAKFFFEEKLLELEGNKKEEPSSSSANLSGKFSRLFIGETDKSLSSSSSNENFGRRVSPESENHHIKRGIKGFVEFPRVVRTIGSKNRHWGRNWSVRKLN, translated from the exons ATGATATCAAAATCAATACAACACGATATGGATCATGAattgaagatgatgatgatgatgactaCTACTTGCTCTTCCTCAAAAGATCCCATTTTCCCTACCTGGAAATTGTACGATAATCCTTTTTATAATCACCAATTTCCCCCTACAAATCACCCAATTTCTGCTCGGAAGATCGCAGCTTGTTTCTGGGATCTCACCTTCTTCAGGCCAATAATGGAGACCGAGTTAGAACTAGCTCAGGCCCAAATCACCGAGTTACAAGCCGAGTTACTCTACGAAAGAAAGGCGAGAAAGAGAGGAGAAGCAATGAATAAAAGATTGGCTAAAGAACTCGCCGGggaaagaagaggaagagaagcTGTTGAGAGAGTCTGTGAAGAACTTGCACGAGGAATTTCATTTGATAAAGCTGAAATTGATCGTTTAAAACGAGAGattgaagaagaaagaaagatgtTAAGAATGGCTGAAGTTTTTAGAGAAGAAAGAGTTCAGATGAAGCTCGCCGAAGCTAAGTTTTTCTTCGAGGAAAAGCTGTTAGAATTGGAAGGAAACAAGAAGGAAGaaccatcatcatcatctgCTAATTTATCAGGGAAGTTTAGCAGATTATTCATAGGTGAAACTGATAAATCATTGTCTTCCTCGTCGAGTAATGAGAATTTTGGCCGGAGAGTGTCGCCGGAGAGTGAGAATCATCATATAAAGAGAGGGATTAAAGGGTTTGTTGAATTTCCTCGAGTTGTTCGAACAATTGGATCGAAGAATAGACATTGG GGACGAAATTGGAGTGTCAGAAAGCTCAATTGA